Proteins encoded by one window of Puntigrus tetrazona isolate hp1 chromosome 17, ASM1883169v1, whole genome shotgun sequence:
- the LOC122362371 gene encoding SRA stem-loop-interacting RNA-binding protein, mitochondrial, translating into MASTAASGKRVLELFVSKVPWTVATRELKAYFEQFGQVKKCQLPFDKESGFHKGICWIGFRTEEGLQNALQKDPHIIEGAKLQVQINRKTFSVRKSNKEAEDI; encoded by the exons ATGGCGTCGACAGCAGCCTCAGGAAAGAGGGTCTTGGAATTGTTTGTGTCAAAAGTACCGTGGACCGTGGCAACGA GGGAATTGAAAGCATATTTTGAGCAGTTTGGCCAGGTGAAGAAGTGTCAATTGCCATTT GATAAAGAGTCAGGTTTTCATAAAGGGATTTGCTGGATAGGATTCCGTACAGAAGAAGGACTGcagaatgcattgcaaaagGATCCTCACATCATTGAAGGAGCAAAG ctcCAGGtgcaaataaacagaaagacattttctgtaagaaaatcaaacaaagaaGCAGAAGACATCTGA
- the alkbh1 gene encoding nucleic acid dioxygenase ALKBH1 — translation MTAKMAASIVEHGEDAFRKLFKFYKRRNPPPDFSEVINFSKPCNDKVFAFELNSTPISEEDVSKAGLQPVKDWRAFGLHGYPGFIFISNPFLPGSQQYWVKQCLKIYPQKPNVCNLDMHMSSVETENIWGKSIDVIQRKGCGKREPKTLLEKLRWVTLGYHYDWNSKTYSPDHYTPFPKELHSLSHKVAAACGFPGFNAEAGILNYYRSDSSLGIHVDESELDHTPPLLSFSFGQTAVFLLGGTKRDDRPTAMFMNSGDIMVMSGPSRLLYHAVPCIVPAPAGNTLPPCLGQRLETEAKGDYIQSVPEEDWDVCSWYLQTSRVNVTVRQVLATGQTFPSSQASHLTTDSCEKSEEGTQKNNKRKSESGYERDA, via the exons ATGACGGCAaagatggcggcctccatagtGGAGCATGGAGAAGATGCTTTTAGAAAATTGTTCAAGTTTTACAAAAGGAGAAATCCTCCTCCAGACTTCAGTGAGGTTattaatttctccaaaccttGTAATGACAAG GTTTTTGCCTTTGAACTTAACTCCACTCCTATAAGCGAGGAAGATGTTTCCAAAGCTGGTCTTCAGCCGGTAAAAGACTGGAGGGCATTTGGTCTTCATGGATATCCAG GGTTTATCTTCATATCCAACCCGTTCCTGCCGGGTTCTCAGCAGTACTGGGTAAAGCAGTGTTTGAAGATATATCCACAGAAACCCAACGTGTGTAACCTGGATATGCATATGTCATCTGTGGAGACTGAAAACATCTGGGGAAAAAGTATAGATGTTATTCA GAGGAAAGGCTGTGGGAAAAGAGAGCCCAAAACTCTGCTAGAAAAACTGCGCTGGGTAACGCTGGGTTACCACTATGATTGGAATTCCAAG ACTTACTCTCCAGACCACTACACTCCCTTTCCCAAGGAACTTCACTCGCTTTCTCACAAAGTGGCAGCGGCCTGCGGCTTTCCTGGCTTTAATGCAGAGGCAGGCATTCTCAACTACTACCGATCTGATTCCTCGCTTGGAATCCATGTCGACGAATCAGAGCTCGACCATACCCCACCTTTGTTGTCTTTCAG CTTTGGACAGACTGCTGTTTTCCTGTTGGGCGGGACTAAGAGGGATGACCGGCCCACAGCCATGTTCATGAACAGCGGTGATATAATGGTGATGTCAGGACCCAGCCGTTTACTGTATCACGCAGTACCCTGCATCGTCCCCGCCCCCGCTGGAAACACGCTGCCACCCTGCCTGGGCCAGAGACTAGAGACGGAGGCAAAGGGCGATTACATCCAAAGTGTACCGGAAGAGGACTGGGACGTTTGCTCCTGGTACTTGCAGACGTCTCGGGTAAATGTGACCGTTCGACAAGTACTTGCTACTGGTCAGACCTTTCCAAGTTCACAGGCATCACATTTGACAACAGACAGTTGTGAAAAATCAGAGGAAGGAACTCAGAAAAATAATAAGAGGAAAAGCGAATCGGGCTATGAGCGTGACGCctaa